CTTTGGCTTCCGCCAGACGAGGTTCGACTTTGCAGTTGTTCAGCACCTTCAGAGAAGCCGGATTGATAAAAGCAGTGAAATCCTGACCTTCTTCCGTGTCTTCCGGATTGTCGCGGGTAAACAAAGTATCATAGAGACGCACCTTGACGGTCCGGCAATGGCGGGCAGAGACCCAATGCGAAGTGCCCTTTACCTTGCGGCCGGCAGTTAACCCGCCGCTCTTGCTGTCGGGATCATAGCTGCAGCGCAGCTCGATGATTTCACCTTGTTCATTCTTGAT
The sequence above is drawn from the Negativicutes bacterium genome and encodes:
- a CDS encoding glutamine--tRNA ligase (catalyzes a two-step reaction, first charging a glutamine molecule by linking its carboxyl group to the alpha-phosphate of ATP, followed by transfer of the aminoacyl-adenylate to its tRNA), with product IKNEQGEIIELRCSYDPDSKSGGLTAGRKVKGTSHWVSARHCRTVKVRLYDTLFTRDNPEDTEEGQDFTAFINPASLKVLNNCKVEPRLAEAKGGERFQFLRQGYFYVDHTDFAKGDLVFNRIVGLKDSWLKK